Genomic segment of Verrucomicrobiota bacterium:
ATTGGTGAGCTTAACACCGGCACCGCGGTTGATGGGGTGCCGGGAGGGTATGACCATTTTCGGCGTTAACGCTCGACCGGATCGTGGAACGGATTTGTCATTCTCCCGAGGAAACGCAGGCGGTCGGGTTCGATCTGGGTCAATCGACCGTACCCGGAGCGGTATTGGCCTTGCACGGGGACCTGGGAGCGGGCAAAACCGAGCTGGTCAAGGGTTTGGCTGCCGGGCTGGGGAGCGACGAACCCGTCAGCAGTCCCACATTTACCCTCGTTCACGAATATCGGGGAGGCAGGCTGCCGGTATTCCATTTCGATTGGTACCGGCTCGAACGTGCCGACGAGCTGGAGGAAACCGGATTCTACGATTACCTGGACCGGTGCGGGGTGACGGTTATCGAATGGGCCGGCAGGTTCCCTTCGGAATTGCCGCCGGGAACTCAACACGTTTATCTGTCGTTCTTAACGGATGACGCCCGTGAGGTACGGTGGTGATCGAGCTTGCGATCGAGAATTCAACCGGCCGGGGCAGCCTTGCCGTCGCGAAGGATGGCTGCGTAGTGCAGACGGCGTCGTTTGAGGGGTCCAGCCAGTTGGCGCTTGCCGTCGCCGCGGCCCGGCAGGCGGTAACCGCTTTCGATCGTATCGTAATCGGTACCGGACCGGGTTCGTACACCGGTTTGCGGGTGGCAGCCGCAACGGCCCTGGGGTTACAGGTAGCTCTCGGCTGCGAGTTGGCGGGATGCCCGTCCGTACTCGGGTTTGCCGAGGACACCTACCTTGTGATCGGGAACGCTCGCCGTGGAAGCTATTTCTTTGCCATGGTCCGCCACCACCGCCTCGCTGACGGTCCCCGGCTTATCCCCGCCCACGACCTCCACGTAACGCTGGCCGCATTGCCGTCCATACCCTGTTTTGCGACCACGCCAATTCCGGAAAACGTTCAGGCCCGGTTTAGCGACCCTGGCGCAGAACATCTTCTGAGTCGGTCCCCTGCCTGGACTGCTTCGGTCGAACCGCTCTACCTGAAAGGGCCTCACGTAATGGTGCCGAGTGTCGGGTGTGGGGTGCCGGGTAAATCAGGAGAAGCCACGTAACCTATACCTCCGCCGTGTGACCTTAATCTGTGTCAATCTGTGTAATCCGTGGACGTTTTCCCTTTTCTGCGTTCTCTGCGTGTTTTGCGGATGATTTCCTCTTCCCGCCGTGTTCCGCCGGACGATCGGACCCGTTGATACGACGCCTCCGAACTCCGAATGCCAAACTCCGAACTCCCTCCTCTTCCCGCCGTGTTCGCCGTGGCTCGCCGTGTTCGCCGTGTGAACTCTTACGTGGTGCCCGCCACACCCGCTGCGGCCGCCGCGTGACCGTGTGAACTCTTACGTTGTGCCCGCCGTGTGACCGTGTATTGGTGCAGCCGCCATGAAAATCGTCGTTGCTTATTCCGGAGGGCTCGACACCTCGGTCATTTTGAAATGGATCAAGCA
This window contains:
- the tsaE gene encoding tRNA (adenosine(37)-N6)-threonylcarbamoyltransferase complex ATPase subunit type 1 TsaE — encoded protein: MCHSPEETQAVGFDLGQSTVPGAVLALHGDLGAGKTELVKGLAAGLGSDEPVSSPTFTLVHEYRGGRLPVFHFDWYRLERADELEETGFYDYLDRCGVTVIEWAGRFPSELPPGTQHVYLSFLTDDAREVRW
- the tsaB gene encoding tRNA (adenosine(37)-N6)-threonylcarbamoyltransferase complex dimerization subunit type 1 TsaB; translation: MIELAIENSTGRGSLAVAKDGCVVQTASFEGSSQLALAVAAARQAVTAFDRIVIGTGPGSYTGLRVAAATALGLQVALGCELAGCPSVLGFAEDTYLVIGNARRGSYFFAMVRHHRLADGPRLIPAHDLHVTLAALPSIPCFATTPIPENVQARFSDPGAEHLLSRSPAWTASVEPLYLKGPHVMVPSVGCGVPGKSGEAT